ATGTAGCCGAAAGACGTCTGCATCGGATCGGGCTGCTGCTGTTGCGTGGAAGAACGCGGGCTGCGGCGCGGCGCGCTGGCACGCGCAGGCCCGGCTGGCAGCGAGGGGCGCTTCTTGCCGGCACCGCCCCGGTCGGGACTGCGGCGGCGCGTCTGCACTTCCTGGCGTTCCTGAATCGCCCGGCCGGGGTCCTTCATGCCCACCATGGCCATCAGGGCCTTGATGTCGCGATCGCCCAGCTCGATCCAGTGGCCGCGGCGCAGATTGCGCGGCAGAGCCATGGCGCCGTAGCGGATACGGATCAGGCGGCTCACCGCGTGGCCAACGGCCTCGAACATGCGGCGCACCTCGCGGTTGCGGCCTTCGGAGATGGTCACGCGGTACCAGCAGTTGGCGCCTTCACCGCCACCTTCCTCGATGCTGCCGAACTGCGCCATGCCGTCTTCCAGCTGCACGCCGTCGAGCAGGGTCTGCTTTTCTTCGTCGGTCAGGGCACCAAGCACGCGCACGGCGTACTCGCGCTGCAGGCCGAAACGCGGGTGCATCAGCTGGTTGGCCAACTCGCCGGAACTGGTGATCAGCAGCAGGCCTTCGGTGTTCAGGTCCAGACGGCCGACCGATTGCCACTTGCCCTGCGGCAGGCGCGGCAGCTTGCGGAACACCGTGGGACGGTTCTGCGGATCGTCGTGCGTGACCAGCTCGCCCACCGGCTTGTGGTAGGCGATCACGCGCGGCGGCGGGGGCGCAATGCGCAAGCGGATCGGTTTGCCGTTGATCTTGACGACGTCGCCGAACTGGATGCGCTGGCCGACGTGGGCCGGCTCGTTGTTGACGGAGATGCGGCCTTCGGTGATCAGCTGCTCCATTTCCAGGCGCGAACCCAGGCCGGCCTGTGCCAGCACCTTGTGCAGCTTGGGAGCGTCGGGCTGGGGCAGCAGCACGCGCTTGGCGGGGCGTTCGGCCTCGCCTTCATCGCCGCTGTCAAACTCGCCGGAGACGACGGCGGCGAACAGGTCTTCAGGTTGCCCGGATGTCTTGCCGGATGGAGCCGGAACGTGATCGCCCTCCTCCTTCGGTTGCGGATCGGGATGTTGCGAAGAACTGGAGGTCATGGTCATGGCAAGGGAAAACAGGTCTGCACGGGCATGGGCCGCGTGGACGGTCGATGAAAAACAGGACTGGCAAGGCACGGAAAATCCGGCCGGGTCATGCAGAAAGTATGGGCAAGGCCCGAGATAGAAGTACGAAGTCTGGCAGGAAGCTGCAGGAAAAACGTATCAGACCGGCCCGGAGCCAGTCGTCCCGGAATCGGGAGAATCAGACGCGACGGGCATGCCGTCCGGCGT
The DNA window shown above is from Brachymonas denitrificans and carries:
- a CDS encoding pseudouridine synthase; this translates as MTSSSSQHPDPQPKEEGDHVPAPSGKTSGQPEDLFAAVVSGEFDSGDEGEAERPAKRVLLPQPDAPKLHKVLAQAGLGSRLEMEQLITEGRISVNNEPAHVGQRIQFGDVVKINGKPIRLRIAPPPPRVIAYHKPVGELVTHDDPQNRPTVFRKLPRLPQGKWQSVGRLDLNTEGLLLITSSGELANQLMHPRFGLQREYAVRVLGALTDEEKQTLLDGVQLEDGMAQFGSIEEGGGEGANCWYRVTISEGRNREVRRMFEAVGHAVSRLIRIRYGAMALPRNLRRGHWIELGDRDIKALMAMVGMKDPGRAIQERQEVQTRRRSPDRGGAGKKRPSLPAGPARASAPRRSPRSSTQQQQPDPMQTSFGYMDGRGASRGGKGGGGRSAPGGWMGQGSKRRK